A genomic window from Peromyscus maniculatus bairdii isolate BWxNUB_F1_BW_parent chromosome 1, HU_Pman_BW_mat_3.1, whole genome shotgun sequence includes:
- the Ctr9 gene encoding RNA polymerase-associated protein CTR9 homolog, translating to MSRGSIEIPLRDTDEVIELDFDQLPEGDEVISILKQEHTQLHIWIALALEYYKQGKTEEFVKLLEAARIDGNLDYRDHEKDQMTCLDTLAAYYVQQARKEKNKDNKKDLITQATLLYTMADKIIMYDQNHLLGRACFCLLEGDKMDQADAQFHFVLNQSPNNIPALLGKACISFNKKDYRGALAYYKKALRTNPGCPAEVRLGMGHCFVKLNKLEKARLAFSRALELNSKCVGALVGLAVLELNNKEADSIKNGVQLLSRAYTIDPSNPMVLNHLANHFFFKKDYSKVQHLALHAFHNTEVEAMQAESCYQLARSFHVQEDYDQAFQYYYQATQFASSSFVLPFFGLGQMYIYRGDKENASQCFEKVLKAYPNNYETMKILGSLYAASEDQEKRDIAKGHLKKVTEQYPDDVEAWIELAQILEQTDIQGALSAYGTATRILQEKVQADVPPEILNNVGALHFRLGNLGEAKKYFLASLDRAKAEAEHDEHYYNAISVTTSYNLARLYEAMCEFHEAEKLYKNILREHPNYVDCYLRLGAMARDKGNFYEASDWFKEALQINQDHPDAWSLIGNLHLAKQEWGPGQKKFERILKQPATQSDTYSMLALGNVWLQTLHQPTRDREKEKRHQDRALAIYKQVLRNDAKNLYAANGIGAVLAHKGYFREARDVFAQVREATADISDVWLNLAHIYVEQKQYISAVQMYENCLRKFYKHQNTEVVLYLARALFKCGKLQECKQTLLKARHVAPSDTVLMFNVALVLQRLATSVLKDEKSNLKEVLNAVKELELAHRYFSYLSKVGDKMRFDLALAASEARQCSDLLSQAQYHVARARKQDEEERELRAKQEQEKELLRQKLLKEQEEKRLREKEEQKKLLEQRAQYVEKTKNILMFTGETEATKEKKRGGGGGRRSKKGGEFEEFVNDDTDDDLPISKKKKRRKGSGSEPEGEEEEGGERKRKRRRRPQKGEEGSDDDDTENGPKPKKRRPPRAEKKKAPKPERLPPSMKGKIKSKAIISSSDDSSDEDKLKIADEGHPRNSNSDSDDDERPNRRASSESESDDNQNKSGSEAGSPPRSGRQESEEDSDSDQPSRKRRRSGSEQSDNESVQSGRSPSGGSENDSRPASPSAESDRESEQGSDNEGSGQGSGNESEPEGSNNEASDRASERGSDDSD from the exons ATGTCTCGGGGCTCCATCGAGATTCCCCTCCGGGATACTGACGAG gTCATTGAACTTGACTTCGATCAGTTACCGGAGGGAGATGAAGTTATCAGTATTCTgaagcaggaacacacacaactGCACATATGGATTGCTTTGGCG CTGGAGTACTACAAGCAAGGGAAAACAGAAGAGTTTGTAAAGTTGCTGGAAGCCGCACGGATAGATGGCAATTTGGACTATCGAGACCATGAGAAAGACCAGATGACTTGCTTGGATACATTGGCAGCCTACTATGTGCAACAGGCtcggaaagaaaagaacaaagacaatAAGAAGGACCTTATTACACAGGCAACCTTGTTGTATACGATGGCTGATAAAATTATTATGTATGATCAG AACCATTTGTTGGGAagagcctgcttctgcctgctcgAAGGTGACAAAATGGATCAGGCTGATGCACAGTTTCATTTTGTACTTAACCAGTCTCCAAACAATATTCCAGCCCTTCTTG GGAAAGCTTGCATTTCATTTAACAAGAAGGATTATAGAGGAGCTCTTGCTTACTATAAAAAAGCATTGCGTACTAACCCAGGATGTCCAG CTGAAGTTCGTTTAGGAATGGGCCATTGCTTTGTCAAACTTAACAAACTGGAGAAAGCTCGACTAGCATTCAGCAGAGCCCTGGAACTCAACTCTAAGTGTGTGGGAGCACTGGTTggactggctgttctggaactcaacaATAAAGAG gCTGATTCCATCAAAAATGGTGTGCAACTTCTTTCCAGAGCCTACACTATTGACCCTAGCAACCCTATGGTACTGAACCACTTGGCAAACCACTTTTTCTTCAAGAAG GATTATAGTAAAGTGCAGCACCTGGCTCTCCATGCATTCCACAACACTGAGGTGGAGGCTATGCAAGCAGAAAGCTGTTACCAGCTGGCTCGATCATTCCACGTTCAG GAAGACTATGACCAAGCCTTTCAGTACTACTACCAAGCCACACAATTTGCTTCATCCTCCTTTGTACTACcattttttggtttgggacaaATGTATATTTATCGAGGAGACAAAGAGAATGCGTCTCAGTGCTTCGAGAAAGTTTTGAAAGCTTATCCCAACAATTACGAAACTATGAAAATTCTTGGCTCTCTCTATGCTGCTTCAGAAGATCAGGAGAAACGAGACATAGCTAAG GGCCATTTGAAGAAGGTCACAGAACAGTATCCTGATGATGTGGAAGCTTGGATTGAATTGGCCCAAATCTTAGAACAGACTGACATACAG GGTGCCCTTTCAGCCTATGGAACAGCCACCCGCATCCTGCAGGAGAAGGTGCAGGCCGATGTCCCTCCTGAGATTCTGAATAACGTTGGGGCCCTCCATTTTAGACTTGGAAACCTAGGCGAAGCAAAG AAATACTTCTTGGCATCACTAGACCGTGCAAAGGCAGAAGCCGAGCATGATGAACACTATTACAACGCCATCTCTGTTACCACGTCCTACAACTTAGCCAGGCTCTACGAGGCCATGTGTGAATTCCATGAAGCAGAGAAACTGTACAAAAACATTTTACGAGAGCATCCTAACTATGTTGACT GCTATCTTCGCCTAGGAGCCATGGCCAGAGATAAAGGAAACTTCTATGAAGCTTCAGATTGGTTTAAGGAAGCCCTTCAGATCAATCAG GATCACCCAGATGCCTGGTCTTTGATTGGTAACCTCCATCTGGCCAAACAAGAGTGGGGCCCGGGCCAGAAGAAGTTTGAGAGGATATTAAAACAGCCGGCCACACAGAGTGACACCTACTCTATGCTGGCCCTTGGCAACGTGTGGCTCCAGACTTTGCACCAGCCAACCCGAGACCGAGAAAAG GAAAAGCGTCATCAAGACCGTGCCCTGGCCATCTACAAACAAGTCCTCAGAAATGATGCCAAGAACCTGTATGCTGCCAATGGCATAG GAGCAGTATTGGCCCACAAAGGATACTTCCGTGAAGCCCGTGATGTGTTTGCCCAAGTGAGAGAAGCAACAGCAGATATCAGTGACGTGTGGCTGAACTTAGCACACATCTACGTGGAGCAGAAGCAGTACATCAGCGCCGTTCAGATG TATGAGAACTGCCTCAGAAAGTTCTATAAGCACCAAAACACTGAAGTCGTGCTCTACCTGGCCCGGGCCCTCTTCAAGTGTGGCAAGTTACAGGAGTGTAAGCAAACCCTGCTGAAG GCCAGACATGTGGCACCCAGTGATACAGTTCTGATGTTTAATGTGGCCTTGGTCTTGCAAAGATTAGCTACCTCTGTCCTGAAAGATGAAAAGAGTAATCTGAAGGAAGTCCTTAATGCTGTGAAAGAGCTGGAGCTTGCACATAG atactTCAGTTACTTGAGTAAAGTAGGAGATAAAATGAGATTCGATTTGGCCCTTGCTGCCTCTGAAGCCAG GCAGTGCTCTGACTTACTGAGCCAGGCCCAGTACCATGTGGCCCGGGCACGCAAGCAGGATGAGGAAGAACGGGAGCTGCGCGCCaagcaggagcaggagaaggagctCCTGAGACAGAAGCTTCTCAAAGAGCAG GAAGAGAAACGtctcagagaaaaggaagagcaaaAGAAACTTCTGGAGCAGCGGGCTCAGTATGTGGAGAAGACCAAAAATATCCTCATGTTCACTGGCGAGACTGAAGCAaccaaggagaagaaaagaggtggaggtggagggcgG CGTTCTAAGAAAGGAGGCGAGTTTGAGGAGTTTGTCAATGACGACACCGATGACGACCTCCCTATatccaaaaagaagaagagaaggaagggcagTGGCAGTGAACCGGAAGGTGAagaggaggaaggtggagagaggaagaggaagaggaggagaag ACCTCAGAAGGGAGAAGAAGGATCTGACGATGATGATACAGAAAATGGCCCCAAACCAAAGAAACGCCGTCCACCAAGAGCAGAGAAGAAGAAGGCT CCCAAGCCAGAACGCCTGCCTCCTTCaatgaagggaaaaataaaatccaaagccATTATATCATCGAGTGACGATTCTTCAGATGAGGATAAACTGAAGATTGCTGATGAAGG ACATCCCAGGAATAGCAACAGCGATTCCGATGATGACGAGCGACCCAATAGACGGGCCTCCTCTGAGAGCGAGTCAGATGACAACCAGAACAAGTCTGGCAGCGAGGCAGGCAGCCCTCCAAGGTCGGGAAGACAGGAGTCGGAGGAGGATTCCGACAGTGACCAGCCATCCAGAAAGAGAAGGCGCTCGGGCTCTGAGCAGTCGGACAATGAGTCTGTGCAGTCTGGGAGAAGCCCCTCCGGAGGCTCAGAAAACGATTCTCGCCCAGCTTCTCCAAGTGCAGAGTCAGACCGGGAATCGGAGCAGGGATCCGATAACGAGGGTTCTGGCCAAGGCTCTGGGAATGAATCGGAACCAGAGGGCTCCAACAATGAGGCCTCAGACCGAGCCTCGGAACGTGGATCAGATGATAGTGACTAG